The Platichthys flesus chromosome 8, fPlaFle2.1, whole genome shotgun sequence genome has a window encoding:
- the LOC133959211 gene encoding protocadherin gamma-A11-like yields MGRGLTLTRKLLFLCICVANVTVGQVRYSIPEEMATASIVGNIVQDLGLDVKRLKSGRARIFTEDGSEYIGLNLDKGTLIVNKRIDREERCGLVSPCSLHFQVILDNPMELHRVDVEILDINDNAPGFAKREMNFEISESAVKGARFSLDSARDPDVGLNSLQTYKLNPTDHFKLNMLSRPDGTKYAEMVLQTVLDRENQEEHKLTLTAYDGGDPPKSGSVKINVIVMDANDNAPVFSQSLYRVTVPENASSGTVILKVSATDADKGSNGELVYSFSQNSDVTSSKFNMDSHTGEITVGGELNYEKVKHFEIDVGATDKGGLTDTSKVLIEVTDVNDNAPVISIISLSNPIPEDSAPDTVIAMLNIKDLDSGKNGQVKCFISPDLPFKIKSTTSNFYSLVSNDDLDRETVPEYNITITAMDEGSPPYSTNKTINLRISDINDHAPMFQQPFLNAFIPENNSPGMSVLSVKASDQDFGNNARISYFLEESQLNGMSASSYFSVNAESGEILAVRSFDYEQMKDFSIRVKAQDGGSPPLSSNVTVKILIQDQNDNPPQVLYPVQTGGSLVAEMVPRSADVGYLVTKVVAVDVDSGQNAWLSYKLQKATDRALFEVGSQNGEIRTIRQVTDKDAVKQRLTVIVEDNGQPSRSATVVVNVAVADSFPEVLSEFTDFTHDKEYNDNLTFYLVLALAVVSFLFITCVVVIISVKIYRWRRERLVYKSTGNLPVIPYYPPLYADVGGTGTLKQAFSYEVYGTTDSRKSDMKYSGPFSQSTLSVDHSATRTVPRHKTQSENTLTEVRSAQIH; encoded by the coding sequence ATGGGGCGAGGTCTAACATTGACACGGAAGCTGTTGTTTCTCTGCATTTGTGTCGCAAATGTAACCGTCGGGCAGGTCCGCTATTCAATACCAGAGGAAATGGCGACGGCCTCCATTGTTGGGAATATCGTTCAGGACTTGGGCTTGGATGTTAAGCGGCTGAAATCTGGGCGGGCGAGGATATTTACCGAGGACGGCAGTGAGTACATCGGTCTTAATCTGGACAAAGGGACTCTAATTGTCAACAAGAGGATTGATAGAGAGGAGCGGTGCGGGCTAgtgtctccctgctctctgcaTTTTCAAGTAATACTGGATAATCCTATGGAGCTGCACCGCGTCGATGTGGAGATTCTGGACATTAATGATAACGCTCCGGGTTTTGCCAAGCGGGAAATGAATTTTGAAATTAGTGAATCGGCTGTAAAGGGAGCCCGTTTTTCTCTTGACAGCGCCAGAGACCCAGACGTTGGGTTGAATTCTCTCCAAACGTATAAACTGAATCCTACAgatcatttcaaattaaacatgCTGTCTCGACCTGACGGTACTAAATATGCTGAAATGGTTCTCCAGACCGTGTTAGATAGAGAAAATCAAGAAGAGCACAAATTAACATTAACAGCATATGATGGCGGTGATCCCCCTAAATCAGGGTCTGTCAAAATAAACGTTATTGTCATGGATGCAAATGATAATGCACCTGTGTTCAGCCAGTCTCTTTACAGAGTGACGGTTCCTGAAAACGCATCAAGTGGTACTGTCATTTTAAAAGTTAGTGCCACGGATGCTGATAAGGGATCAAACGGGGAGCTGGTATACTCGTTCTCTCAAAATAGTGATGTCACATCATCTAAATTTAATATGGATTCTCATACCGGGGAAATAACTGTAGGAGGGGAGTTAAATTACGAGAAAGTCAAACATTTCGAAATTGATGTTGGAGCCACAGATAAAGGGGGGTTGACAGACACAAGTAAAGTTCTTATCGAAGTGACCGACGTGAATGACAATGCCCCTGTCATTAGCATAATTTCCCTTTCCAACCCCATCCCAGAGGATTCGGCTCCAGATACTGTTATAGCTATGCTCAATATAAAAGATCTAGACTCGGGTAAAAATGGTCAAGTTAAGTGTTTCATTAGCCCAGATTTACCTTTTAAAATCAAGTCGACGACGTCTAATTTTTATAGCTTGGTATCTAATGATGATCTGGACCGTGAAACTGTGCCTGAATATAATATCACAATAACTGCAATGGATGAGGGTTCACCGCCTTATTCAACGAACAAGACCATTAATTTAAGGATATCAGACATAAACGACCACGCCCCAATGTTCCAACAACCATTTCTGAACGCTTTCATCCCTGAAAATAATTCACCTGGCATGTCAGTCCTCTCTGTCAAAGCCAGTGACCAGGACTTTGGGAACAATGCACGCATTTCCTATTTCCTAGAGGAAAGTCAGCTGAACGGGATGTCAGCCTCTTCTTATTTTTCAGTGAATGCAGAGAGTGGAGAGATACTTGCTGTGCGTTCTTTTGACTATGAGCAAATGAAAGATTTCTCTATCCGAGTCAAAGCTCAGGATGGAGGCTCTCCTCCACTCAGTAGCAACGTGACTGTGAAAATACTGATCCAGGACCAGAATGACAACCCCCCTCAGGTTCTGTACCCAGTCCAGACTGGTGGCTCTCTGGTGGCTGAAATGGTGCCTCGTTCAGCGGATGTGGGCTACCTGGTCACCAAAGTGGTGGCTGTGGATGTGGACTCTGGACAGAATGCCTGGCTCTCCTATAAACTGCAGAAAGCCACAGACAGGGCGCTGTTTGAAGTGGGCTCACAGAATGGAGAAATAAGAACTATCCGCCAAGTCACTGATAAAGACGCAGTGAAACAAAGACTGACTGTTATAGTGGAGGACAACGGGCAGCCCTCTCGTTCCGCTACAGTCGTTGTTAACGTTGCCGTGGCGGACAGCTTCCCGGAAGTGCTGTCGGAGTTCACTGACTTTACGCACGACAAGGAGTACAACGACAACCTGACATTTTACTTAGTGCTGGCTCTGGCTgtagtttccttcctcttcatcacgtgtgtagtggttatcaTCTCAGTGAAAATCTACAGGTGGAGACGCGAGCGCCTGGTTTACAAATCCACTGGGAATCTTCCAGTCATTCCATATTACCCGCCCCTTTACGCAGACGTAGGAGGCACCGGTACCCTCAAGCAGGCCTTTAGTTATGAGGTGTATGGAACTACTGACTCCCGGAAGAGTGACATGAAATACTCCGGACCCTTTAGTCAGAGCACTCTGAGTGTTGACCACAGTGCTACCAGGACTGTACcaagacacaaaacacagtCAGAGAATACTCTCACAGAGGTGAGATCAGCACAAATTCATTAA
- the LOC133959219 gene encoding protocadherin gamma-A11-like, with the protein MKRQVLLLIAIFCLRPVRGQVSYSIPEEMAKASLVGNIAQDLGLDVKRLRSGKARIYTGDSAQYIELNRDRGSLLVKEKIDREALCRQTTPCALHFQITLENPLELFPVTVEITDINDNAPVFQKEERRFEISESAVIGSKFLLEKAMDPDIGVNGLQRYTLKPSDNFALKLHSQFDGGNKVEMVLQKPLDREKQEHISLVLTAEDGGEPQRTGTMQIHVTVLDVNDNAPVFSKQVYKASITENSAIGTLVTKVSASDADKGPNGEVTYAIGNSMDTVSNLFHINSQGEVILDGAIDYEKEKHYHIEIEAVDKGGLSDSSKIIIDVIDVNDNSPIVNMISTSGSVPEDSAQKTVIALMSVNDPDSDTNGKVQCVINENMPFEIKFTSNNFYSLLTDSELDREISSEYSITVTCSDEGVPSLSSSVTLTLQIADVNDNAPVFERSSYEAYIVENNTPGLSVFTVKARDADWNQNARVSYILEDSSVNGVPVSSYVSVSADSGVIHAVRSFDYEQIKDFHFRVKAQDGGSPPLSSDVTVKILIQDQNDNPPQVLYPVQTGGSLVAEMVPRSADVGYLVTKVVAVDVDSGQNAWLSYKLQKATDRALFEVGSQNGEIRTIRQVTDKDAVKQRLSVVVEDNGQPSRSATVVVNVAVADSFPEVLSEFTDFPHDKEYNDNLTFYLVLALAVVSFLFITCVVVIISVKIYRWRQSRVLYHSNLPVIPYYPPRYSDTLGTGTLQHVYNYEVCRTTDSRKSDCKFGGAGSQNVLIMDPSSTGTMQRIQSEKSILDEPDSPLEVRP; encoded by the coding sequence ATGAAACGGCAAGTATTGTTGCTAATCGCCATCTTTTGCCTGCGTCCTGTGCGCGGACAGGTCAGCTACTCAATTCCGGAGGAAATGGCAAAAGCCTCTTTGGTCGGTAACATTGCACAAGATCTAGGTTTAGACGTCAAACGGCTGCGGTCCGGTAAAGCTCGTATTTACACGGGAGACAGCGCTCAGTACATCGAGCTGAACAGAGACAGGGGATCTCTCCTCGTTAAAGAAAAAATAGACCGTGAAGCGCTCTGCAGACAGACAACGCCTTGCGCTCTGCATTTTCAAATTACGTTGGAGAACCCGTTAGAATTATTCCCGGTTACTGTAGAAATCACTGACATAAATGACAACGCTCCGGTTTTtcaaaaggaggagaggagatttGAAATAAGCGAGTCTGCCGTCATCGGCTCTAAGTTCTTGCTAGAGAAAGCGATGGACCCCGATATCGGAGTAAATGGTCTTCAGAGATACACTTTAAAGCCGAGTGACAATTTTGCTCTTAAACTGCATTCTCAGTTCGATGGAGGCAATAAGGTAGAAATGGTTTTACAGAAGCCTTTGGACCGAGAGAAACAAGAGCACATATCGTTAGTGTTGACtgcggaggacggaggagaaccacagaggacaggAACAATGCAGATTCACGTGACTGTGTTGGATGTAAACGACAATGCCCCTGTCTTCAGTAAACAGGTTTACAAAGCAAGTATTACAGAAAACTCCGCAATAGGAACACTCGTTACTAAGGTCAGTGCTTCAGATGCAGACAAAGGCCCAAACGGAGAGGTTACATACGCCATAGGGAATAGCATGGATACCGTTTCgaatttatttcacattaataGTCAAGGTGAGGTGATACTAGATGGTGCAATAGactatgaaaaagaaaaacattatcacATCGAAATAGAAGCGGTCGATAAGGGCGGACTCTCAGATTCAAGTAAGATAATTATTGATGTAATTGACGTGAATGACAATAGCCCTATTGTAAATATGATATCAACATCAGGCTCAGTACCGGAGGATTCGGCCCAGAAAACTGTTATAGCTCTAATGAGTGTTAATGACCCTGATTCTGACACTAATGGCAAAGTTCAATGtgtaataaatgaaaacatgccatttgaaattaaatttaCCTCTAATAATTTCTATAGCCTACTAACagacagtgaattagacagagAGATATCCTCTGAGTATAGTATCACAGTGACCTGCTCTGATGAGGGCGTGCCCTCCCTCTCAAGCAGCGTCACTCTCACCTTACAGATCGCTGACGTGAATGACAACGCGCCTGTCTTTGAGAGGAGCTCATATGAGGCCTACATTGTAGAAAACAACACACCAGGTCTCTCTGTATTCACAGTGAAAGCCAGAGACGCTGACTGGAACCAGAATGCCCGTGTCTCTTACATACTGGAGGACTCCTCTGTTAACGGAGTGCCAGTCTCATCGTATGTGTCCGTTAGTGCTGATAGTGGAGTCATCCATGCAGTGCGCTCTTTTGACTACGAGCAGATCAAAGATTTTCACTTCCGAGTCAAAGCTCAGGATGGGGGCTCTCCTCCACTCAGTAGCGACGTGACTGTGAAAATACTGATTCAGGACCAGAACGACAACCCCCCTCAGGTTCTATACCCAGTCCAGACTGGTGGCTCTCTGGTGGCTGAAATGGTGCCTCGTTCAGCAGATGTGGGCTATCTGGTCACTAAAGTTGTGGCTGTGGATGTGGACTCTGGACAGAATGCCTGGCTCTCCTATAAACTGCAGAAAGCCACAGATAGGGCGCTGTTTGAAGTGGGCTCACAGAATGGAGAAATAAGAACTATCCGCCAAGTCACTGATAAAGACGCAGTGAAACAAAGACTGAGTGTTGTAGTGGAGGACAACGGGCAGCCCTCTCGTTCCGCCACAGTCGTTGTTAACGTGGCGGTAGCGGACAGCTTCCCGGAAGTGCTGTCGGAGTTCACTGACTTTCCGCACGACAAGGAGTACAACGACAACCTGACTTTTTACTTAGTGCTGGCTCTGGCTgtagtttccttcctcttcatcacgtgtGTAGTGGTTATTATCTCAGTGAAAATCTACAGATGGAGACAGTCTCGCGTCCTGTATCACTCCAACCTCCCTGTGATTCCGTATTATCCACCACGTTACTCAGACACTTTGGGGACAGGGACTCTCCAGCACGTGTACAATTACGAGGTGTGCAGGACGACTGACTCCAGAAAGAGTGACTGTAAGTTTGGCGGAGCTGGTAGTCAGAACGTGCTGATAATGGACCCCAGTTCTACAGGGACGATGCAGCGGATACAGAGTGAAAAGAGCATCCTGGATGAACCAGACTCTCCTCTAGAGGTTAGACCCTGA
- the LOC133959129 gene encoding protocadherin beta-18-like, whose translation MRRQVLLFFSVLCLSSVLGQVSYSIPEEMAKGSLVGNIAQDLGLDVKRLQARRARIHTGDSTEYIQLNKEKGLLVIKERIDREALCGQTTPCALHFQIALESPIEIFPVTILIQDQNDNPPQVLYPVQTGGSLVAEMVPRSADVAYLVTKVVAVDVDSGQNAWLSYKLQKATDRALFEVGSQNGEIRTIRQVTDKDAVKQRLTVIVEDNGQPSRSATVIVNVAVADSFPEVLSEFTDFTHDREYNDNLTFYLVLALAVVSFLFITCVVVIISVKIYRWRQARVLYHSNLPVIPYYPPRYSDTLGTGTLQHVYNYEVCRTNDSRKSDCKFGGAGSQNVLIMDPGSAGTMQRIQSEKSILDERDSPLEISDVNDNAPVFERSSYEANIVENNTPGLSVFTVKARDADWNQNARVSYILEDSSVNGVPVSSYVSVSADSGVIHAVRSFDYEQIKDFQFRVKAQDGGSPPLSSNVTVKILIQDQNDNPPQVLYPVQTGGSLVAELVPRSADVGYLVTKVVAVDVDSGQNAWLSYKLQKATDRALFEVGSKNGEIRTIRQVTDKDAVKQRLSVIVEDNGQPSRSATVVVNVAVADSFPEVLSEFTDFTHDKEYNDNLTFYLVLALAVVSFLFITCVVVIISVKIYRWRQSRVLYHSNLPVIPYYPPRYSDTLGTGTLQHVYNYEVCRTTDSRKSDCKFGGAGGQNVLIMDPSATGTMQRIQSEKSILDEPDSPLETLNDSRYID comes from the exons ATGAGACGGCAAGTACTGTTGTTTTTCTCGGTCCTGTGTCTCAGCTCAGTGCTCGGCCAGGTCAGCTACTCTATCCCCGAGGAAATGGCCAAAGGCTCTTTGGTCGGTAACATAGCTCAGGATTTAGGTTTGGATGTTAAACGACTGCAAGCGCGTAGAGCTCGTATTCACACAGGGGACAGTACCGAGTACATTCAGCTTAACAAGGAAAAAGGACTCCTCGTTATCAAAGAGAGAATCGACCGGGAAGCTCTGTGTGGCCAGACAACGCCTTGCGCTTTGCATTTTCAGATTGCCTTAGAAAGCCCTATAGAAATATTCCCGGTTAC AATACTGATCCAGGACCAGAACGACAACCCCCCTCAGGTTCTGTACCCAGTCCAGACTGGTGGCTCTCTGGTGGCTGAAATGGTGCCTCGTTCAGCAGATGTGGCCTATCTGGTCACTAAAGTGGTGGCTGTGGATGTGGACTCTGGACAGAATGCCTGGCTCTCCTATAAACTGCAGAAAGCCACAGACAGGGCGCTGTTTGAAGTGGGCTCACAGAATGGAGAAATAAGAACCATCCGCCAAGTCACTGATAAAGACGCAGTGAAACAGAGACTGACTGTTATAGTGGAGGACAACGGGCAGCCCTCTCGTTCAGCTACAGTCATTGTTAACGTGGCGGTGGCGGACAGCTTCCCGGAAGTGCTGTCGGAGTTCACTGACTTTACGCACGACAGGGAGTACAACGACAACCTGACTTTTTACTTAGTGTTGGCTCTGGCTgtagtttccttcctcttcatcacgtgtGTAGTGGTTATTATCTCAGTGAAAATCTACAGATGGAGACAGGCTCGCGTCCTGTATCACTCCAACCTCCCTGTGATTCCATATTATCCACCACGTTACTCAGACACTTTGGGGACAGGGACTCTCCAGCACGTGTACAATTACGAGGTGTGCAGGACGAATGACTCCAGAAAGAGTGACTGTAAGTTCGGCGGAGCTGGTAGTCAGAACGTGCTGATAATGGACCCAGGTTCTGCAGGGACGATGCAGCGGATACAGAGTGAAAAGAGCATCCTGGACGAACGAGACTCACCTCTAGAG ATATCTGACGTGAATGACAACGCACCTGTCTTTGAGAGGAGCTCATATGAAGCCAACATTGTAGAAAACAACACACCAGGTCTCTCTGTATTCACAGTGAAAGCCAGAGACGCTGACTGGAACCAGAATGCCCGTGTTTCCTACATACTGGAGGACTCATCTGTTAACGGAGTGCCAGTCTCCTCGTATGTGTCTGTTAGTGCTGATAGTGGAGTCATCCATGCAGTGCGCTCTTTTGACTACGAGCAAATCAAAGATTTTCAGTTCCGTGTCAAAGCTCAGGATGGAGGCTCTCCTCCACTCAGTAGTAATGTGACTGTGAAAATACTGATCCAGGACCAGAACGACAACCCACCTCAGGTTCTGTACCCAGTCCAGACTGGTGGCTCTCTGGTGGCTGAATTGGTGCCTCGTTCAGCAGATGTGGGCTACCTGGTCACTAAAGTGGTGGCTGTTGATGTGGACTCTGGACAGAATGCCTGGCTCTCCTATAAACTGCAGAAAGCCACAGACAGGGCGCTGTTTGAAGTGGGCTCAAAGAATGGAGAAATAAGAACTATCCGCCAAGTCACTGATAAAGACGCAGTGAAACAAAGACTGAGTGTTATAGTGGAGGACAACGGGCAGCCCTCTCGTTCCGCTACAGTCGTTGTTAACGTGGCGGTGGCGGACAGCTTCCCGGAAGTGCTGTCGGAGTTCACTGACTTTACGCACGACAAGGAGTACAACGACAACCTGACTTTTTACTTAGTGCTGGCTCTGGCTgtagtttccttcctcttcatcacgtgtGTAGTGGTTATTATCTCAGTGAAAATCTACAGATGGAGACAGTCTCGCGTCCTGTATCACTCCAACCTCCCTGTGATTCCATATTATCCACCACGTTACTCAGACACTTTGGGGACAGGGACTCTCCAACACGTGTACAATTACGAGGTGTGCAGGACGACTGACTCCAGAAAGAGTGACTGTAAGTTCGGCGGAGCTGGTGGTCAGAACGTGCTGATAATGGACCCCAGTGCTACAGGGACGATGCAGCGGATACAGAGTGAAAAGAGCATCCTGGATGAACCAGACTCTCCTCTTGAG ACGTTAAATGACAGTAGATATATTGACTGa
- the LOC133959128 gene encoding protocadherin gamma-A7-like — MKRQVLFFISLLFVGPVLGQVTYSVNEELSVGSVVGNVAEDLGLDVERLKSRNARVYFGDGREYIELNKARGVLLIKEQIDRETLCGQTMPCALHFQIILDKPIEFYRVTVKILIMDQNDNPPQVLYPVQTGGSLVAEMVPRSADVGYLVTKVVAVDVDSGQNAWLSYKLQKATDRALFEVGSQNGEIRTIRQVTDKDAVKQRLSVIVEDNGQPSRSATVVVNVAVADSFPEVLSEFTDFTHDKEYNDNLTFYLVLALAVVSFLFITCVVVIISVKIYKWRQSRVLYHSNLPVIPYYPPRYSDTLGTGTLQHVYNYEVCRTTDSRKSDCKFSGAGSQNVLIMDPSATGTMQRIQSEKSILDEPDSPLEVRTT; from the exons ATGAAACGGCAAGTACTGTTTTTCATCTCGCTCCTTTTTGTCGGTCCTGTGCTCGGCCAGGTCACCTACTCCGTTAACGAGGAACTGTCCGTGGGCTCTGTTGTCGGGAATGTCGCAGAGGATTTGGGTTTAGATGTTGAGAGACTGAAATCACGTAATGCTCGTGTGTACTTCGGTGATGGCAGAGAATACATCGAGCTGAATAAAGCCAGGGGAGTCCTCCTAATCAAAGAACAAATAGACAGAGAAACGCTGTGCGGACAGACGATGCCTTGTGCTCTCCATTTCCAGATTATATTAGACAAACCCATTGAATTTTACAGA GTGACTGTGAAAATACTGATCATGGACCAGAACGACAACCCCCCTCAGGTTCTGTACCCAGTCCAGACTGGTGGCTCTCTGGTGGCTGAAATGGTGCCTCGTTCAGCAGATGTGGGCTATCTGGTCACTAAAGTGGTGGCTGTGGATGTGGACTCTGGACAGAATGCCTGGCTCTCCTATAAACTGCAGAAAGCCACAGACAGGGCGCTGTTTGAAGTGGGCTCACAGAATGGAGAAATAAGAACTATCCGCCAAGTCACTGATAAAGACGCAGTGAAACAAAGACTGAGTGTTATAGTGGAGGACAACGGGCAGCCCTCTCGTTCAGCTACGGTCGTTGTTAACGTGGCGGTGGCGGACAGCTTCCCGGAAGTGCTGTCGGAATTCACTGACTTTACACACGACAAGGAGTACAACGACAACCTGACTTTTTACTTGGTGCTGGCTCTTGCTgtagtttccttcctcttcatcacgtgtGTAGTGGTTATTATCTCAGTGAAAATCTACAAGTGGAGACAGTCTCGCGTCCTGTATCACTCCAATCTCCCTGTGATTCCATATTATCCACCACGTTACTCAGACACTTTGGGGACAGGGACTCTCCAACACGTTTACAATTACGAGGTGTGCAGGACGACTGACTCCAGAAAGAGTGACTGTAAGTTCAGCGGAGCTGGTAGTCAGAACGTGCTGATAATGGACCCCAGTGCTACAGGGACGATGCAGCGGATACAGAGTGAAAAGAGCATCCTGGATGAACCAGACTCTCCTCTTGAGGTTAGAACTACATAA